In the genome of Candidatus Tanganyikabacteria bacterium, the window CACCATCTGCGAATCCTGACGCAGCTTGGCCTGGTGGAGGATCGGCGCGAGGGGAAATCCATCTTCTACACGCTACCCAAGCTGGCAAGCCAGCTCGATGCCGGTCGCGGCTCGGCCGCCTGGGGCGGCCAGACTTTCGAGGTGCTGTCGGTCCTCGCCTCGGTGCTCACGACCGTGCAGTTGCGTCACGCCCCGGCTCCGGCCACGGCCGTCGAACTGCGGCTGGCGGCGGCGTCGGACCTTGTGGACGCCTTTTCCGAGATCCTGCCGCTGGCGGAGCGCGAATTCGGGTTCCAGGTCAGGGCGTCGTTCGGATCGAGCGGAGCGCTGGCCGATCAGATTGCGGGCGGCGAACCGGTCGACGTCTTCGCGGCGGCTCGGCCCGAGACGGTGGACGATCTTATCGCCAGGGGCCTGCTCGAGGCCGGCTCCCGGACCGTTTTCGCCCGCGGCCGGCTGACGGTCTGGCACCGGCAGGACGCGCCTTTCGTGCTGCGTTCGCTCGAGGACCTGGCGCGGCCGGAAGTGCGCTGGATCGCCATCGCCCACCCCGACCACGCGCCGCACGGCGCGGCTGCGCGGGAGGCGCTCATGCGGCTGGGAGTCTGGGAGCGCGTCGAGAAGCGGCTGATCATCGGGAGCGACAGCCACCAGGCACTCAAGTTCGCCGATGCCGACAGTTCGGCCGCGGCGATCGTGCCCCTTTCCCTCTCGCCCGGTCCGAAAGGGCGTTACGCCATCGTGCCGGGCGACTGCCACGCGCCGCT includes:
- the modA gene encoding molybdate ABC transporter substrate-binding protein, with product MDFQLSEEDYCRLFWAFSDPIRLRILRTLATSERNVSDLARHISQSVARTSHHLRILTQLGLVEDRREGKSIFYTLPKLASQLDAGRGSAAWGGQTFEVLSVLASVLTTVQLRHAPAPATAVELRLAAASDLVDAFSEILPLAEREFGFQVRASFGSSGALADQIAGGEPVDVFAAARPETVDDLIARGLLEAGSRTVFARGRLTVWHRQDAPFVLRSLEDLARPEVRWIAIAHPDHAPHGAAAREALMRLGVWERVEKRLIIGSDSHQALKFADADSSAAAIVPLSLSPGPKGRYAIVPGDCHAPLDLTLAVSRTCRQLAAASAFVAFLEGPIARPILKKYGFLLPEEFRQAQAEPGG